Sequence from the Corallococcus soli genome:
AACCCGGGCTGGGACAGGCGCTGCTGGAGGGCCGTCGCCAGCTCCGGGGCGGTCCACTCCCTCTGCTCCCATCCCAACGTGCGCGCCAGGAACTCCGGGACCTGGAGGTCCATCAAGTCGAAGCGGGTCCGCAGCGGCGCCACGAATTCAAGCAGCCTGCGGGCTGCGTCCACTTCCTCCCGGAGGGGCAGCTTCGCGCCGTCGAGGAACTTCCATGACGAAAGCAAGAAGGGGGCGGCGCCCGTCCCGGTTGCCAGCCGCACCGCTTCATCGAAGGGAATGCCTTCCCCCAGCGCGGCCATGAGCGCGAACCAGAACTCCCCGCGTCGCTTGAGGGGCGCACGTACCACCAGCACGGCGCCGGTGTCTAGCCGGTAGCGGAGCTTGAGGCCCAGCGCCATCGCGGCGGCGGCGCTCTTGCTTTCGGGAAGAAAGGCGATAGCGATCGCGCTGGCAGGCAGCACTCCCGCCTCGTGTCCCGGCGCGCCTGGCACGAAGCAGACATCGGGGGGCACCAGGAGGATGTGTCCGGCGGCGTTGTGCTCCAGGGAACTCCAGAGTGCCGGTGCCTTCCCTGGCAGGTTGCCCTCTCCCAGCCGCTGGATGTGTCTCCGCTCCGAACGCACGGCGACGACGGACAGTGGCCACGAGAGCGCGCGCTGCTGGCGTGGCTCACCCGAGCGGACATGGACCGATGCCGCGCCCACGGACGCGTCCGCGAGCAGCTCCGCGAATAGGGCGAGCACCGGCGGATCCTCGTCTTCGTGCACGATTTCAATGCGCGGAGGGCCCCCCTCCGACAGCAGTTGTGCCCAGAGCGTGGCCAGCTGCTCGGCCTGTTCGAAGCCGCCAAGCCGCAGGTGCTCCAGGATTGTGCGGTCGTGAGAGGAGAACCCGAAACGGATCCGTCTCCCTGCGAAGAGGGCCTTCAGCGAGGCGACCTCTTCCCACCTGCGCGTGTCGAGCCCGAGCTTTGGATGCGCGGCCAGCGCTCCCAGCATGGCAATGGCCGGAGCCTGGACCTCGCGTCGCAGGGGCTGGATGAAACGTCTAAAGAAGCGGATGTCCACGCTGCGGACCTTCTCCTGGCCAGGGGCTGCACTGGCCGTCCCAAAGAGCACTCGAGCGCCGAGGATGACAAGCGTACCCGAACCCTTCGGAGTAGACACAGGGCATGTCCGCCCTGCTCGACAGCGGCGTGCAGCGGGGCGCGGAAGTGCGCTGTCCCGGCTGCACCCGCTTCATCCCGACCGCCGTCGCCTGCCCGCACTGCTTCTGTGGCCCCGTCCCGCCGGAGCGCTACGGCGCCGCGCGCGAGCTGCTGAAGTCCGGGGTGGACCGCTTCGCCCTGGCGGGCCGCACCGCCGCGCTGGAGCCCGCCCAGGTGGAGGTCCTGGCGGCCCGCTACGCGCGACAGTGGGGCGTGGCGCTGCGGCTCATCGAGGACGCACGGCGCATCGAGCCCCGGCTGCTGCAACGCGGCTTCGTGGGCGACATGGAGGACGCCTGGGCGGCCCGCCTGCCCATGGACGAGGCCGTCCTCGCGGAGAGCATCGCGCCCTTCAGCCCCCTGCCGGATTCGCTGGCGTACCTGTCCAGCAAGGCGCCGGACGCGAACCTGCGCGACATGGCGGCGCTCGCCTGGGTGCACCAGGGCACGTTCTCCCAGGATGCGCGCGCCACGGTGCGCTACCTGCTGCTCCAGGACGGACGCGTGGCGGTGGAGGCGATGCTCGCCCTGATGCACTGGCGCAATGCCTCCTCCCTTCGACTGACCTCGGAGGAGCGCGAGCGGATCCGCTTGCTGGCCCTGGGCGTGCTGGACATGCCCGACATCGGCGCGCGCGCCGCGGTCGCCTGGACGCGGGTGTCGCGGGAGGCGCCCCCCGACGCCGTGCTGACCGCCCTGCACCGGGGGCTGTACGGCACCGACCCGGAGGTGCGCTTCGAATGCGCGCTGTGCCTGCGCGACGAGGTGGAGGTGGCGCAGGCGCTGGACTCACCCGACGCGGCCACCGTCACCTTCGCGCGGCGCACGCTGAGCGAGTGGGGCTCCCCCAGGCTCTTCCTCCGGCTGATGCGCGAAGGGGACGAGCGCTTCGTGCAGGAGGTGCTGCAAGACCTGCCCTTCCCTCCACCGGAGGGGGCGCTGGAAGCGCTGCTCACGGTGTCCGTGCGCACCGTCGGCTCACTCGCGGACGACCTGCTGCGCTTCGCGAAGCGGCGGCCCTTCCACGACTGGGGATTGGAGGACCAGCAGCGCTGGGCCCGGTGGGCGCGCTCGGTGCTGCGCGCCCTGCCCGCGGAGACCGCGCTGCACTTCTTCGGCTGGGCCGCCGCCCCTGGCGAAAGCACCGAACCCCCCGAGGAAGAGGAGATGGAGGCGGTGTGGTGCTTCCTGGAGGAGACGGTGCATGCGATTGAGCGGGGCGCGGAGAAGGACCGCGTCGCGTGCTTCAAGGACTTCCTCTTCGTGTACTTCCTCCACCATGCGGGGGTGGACGAACAGCGGCGGCTGAACGACTGGGCCCGTGATCCGCACAGCGGGGAGGCCCTGCTGGAAGCCCTGATGATCTTCCCCTCGTGGCGCGAGCAGGCGCGCCTTCCCGCCACTGGACTCGAACACGCGGCCCGGCTGTTGATGGCCGTCTGGGAGGGCCCGGACCAGCACCTGCTGGTGGAGCCCATGTCCCGCGTGACGCGGCAGTGGAGCGCGTACTCCGGACGCGAGGTGCTGGTGGACGCGGTCTGGCGGCGCTTCCAATCCCATCCCTCCGAACGGAGCCTGCTGCTCCGCGCCTTCGCGAGCTGGCGCGACCGCCTGTGGGAGAAGCAGCGTGAGGCGGAGCCCGACGCCCTCGTGCGCTTCCAGGCGTGGTGGCGGCTGGACCCCGTGGGCCTCTATCCCCACGTGGAGCCCTTGCTGGCGGATGCGCCGCTGGACGTCCTGCCCGCCCGGTTGCGAAGCCTCTGGGCGGCGGCGGAGGAGATCGCGGGCACGCGCCCGCGCACCGCGTCCCTCTCCGTGTCCAAGGGGGCCTGGGCGCTGCTGCGCGCGGTGGAGTCCGACGACCCGCGCCACGTCCAGCAGATGGAGGCGGAGCTGGCGTACTTCGAGTCGCGCCTCCCCGCCTTCGAGCAGCGCGTGCGCGCCACGCCGTCGCCGCCGGAGGAGTCCAACATCCACCGCGACTTCCTGGACGACACGCACGACGCGCTGCGGATGATGCGCGAGCGCAGGGACCGCCGCCGCGAGCGCGAGGCGTACGAGCGCGAACGTGAAGTCGAGCGCCAGGTGGCGGAGTCCCGCCGCCGCGACCAGGAGCGCCAGATTGAGCAGGCCCGCCGCGCCGCCGAAGCGCTGGAGGCCGCCCGGCTGGTGGAGCACGGACAGCAACAGGCCTGGGCCCTGTCGGACGCCCTGCGCCTCATGACGGACGTGCAGCCCCAGGTGCCCTCGCGCCCCATGGACCGGGAGGTGCTCTTCCCCGGCACGGCGCTGCCCACGCTCCTGCACTACGCCCGCATGCTCAAGGCGCTCCAGGGGGGCGCGGACGTGATGAAGCTCTTCGAGGTCGTGGGGCTGACGCCCGTGACCTGGGCCACGCAGGCGAACGCGTGGGGGCAGGCGATGGTGGGCCGGACGGAGCTGGCCCTCCGCTTCGCCGAGCTGCTCCAGGCGCCCTGGGCGTGAGCCGTGGGCGCCCGTGAGGCCCCGCGCTACTGCGCGGTGGCGCCGCCGTCGAGGATGACCTCGGCGCCCGTCATGAGCTTGGACTCGTCCGACGCGAGGTAGAGCACGGCGTTCGCCACGTCGTCGGGCTCACCGAAGTGGCCCAGGGGGATGCCCTTGAGCATGCGCGCGCGCGTCTTCTCCGCCTGGCCGCTGGCCTGGGACAGCGCCTCCACCATGGAGGTCTCCACGTAGCCGGGGTGCACGGAGTTGCACCGGATGCCGTAGCCCTTGGCCGCGCAGTGCAGCGCCACGGACTTGGACAACAGGCGCACGCCGCCCTTGCTGGAGCTGTACGCGGGGAACTGCCCCACGCCGACGATGCCGGCGATGGAGGAGATGTTGATGATGGAGCCCTTCGCCTCCGTCTTCCGCATCGCGGCGATGCCGTGCTTGCAGCCCAGGAAGACGCCGTCCAGGTTGACCGCGTGCACGAGCCGCCACTCGTCCAGCGACATGGTTTCGATGTCCTTCACGATGCCCATGCCCGCGTTGTTCACGAGCACGTCCAGCTTCCCGAACTTCTCCAGGGTGCGCGCCATGGCGTGCTCCCACTGCGCCTCCTGGGTGACGTCCAGCGCGACGAACAGGCCCGCGTCCCCCAGCTCCTCCGCCACCGCGCGCGCTTCGTCCTCGCGCCGGTCGGTCACCACCACCCTGGCGCCCTCGCGCGCGAGCATCCGCGCGGACGCGGCGCCCAGGCCTCCCGCGCCGCCGGTCACCAACGCCACCTTGCCTTCGACTCGCTTCATGTCCGTTGCTCCTTCGATGCCGTGGGAATGGGGGACCGCCGGGGCGCTCAGTCCGCGGGGGTGGGGGTCAGGATGATCTTCCCGTCGCGGCTGGGCTCCTGGGCGCGCTTCAGCGCGTCGTGGATGCGCTCCAGCGGGTAGGTGCCGTCCACGGGGGCCTGCAACGTGCCCGCGGACATCAGCTCCGCGAGCCGCGCGAAGGTGGCGTTCTGCTCCTCGCGCGGGGCGTTGCGCATCCAGCGCACCAGCCAGAAGCCGCGCAGGCTGACGTCCTTGAAGATGGTGGCCGCCGCGGACAGCTTGGGGCCCTTGCCACTCATCGCGCCGTAGTTCACCAGCACGCCGCCGGTGGAAAGACAGTCACCCAGCCGCCGGGAGGAGTCCCCACCCACCGCGTCGATGCCCAGCCGCACCTTCGCGCCGCCCGTGGCGTCGCGCACCTGCTTGGGCAGCTCATCCGTGTCCAGCAGCACCACGTCCGCGCCCTGCGCCTTGAGCGCGTCGGCCAGGTCCTGGCGGCGCACCACGTTGACGGTCTTCAATCCCATCACCTGGGCCAGGGTGATGAGGTAGCGCCCCACGGCGGAGTTGGCCGCGTTCTGCACCACCCACTCCCCGGGCTGGAGCGTCACGAACTGGCGCAGCATCAGGTACGCGGTGGGCGGGTTGACCAGCAGCATGCTCGCCTGGAGCAGGTCCAACCCCGGCGGCACCGGCAGCAGCTGCGCGGCGGGCACGGTGAGGTGGGTGCGCCAGGTGCCCGCGCCCAGCGGCAGGAACACCCGGTCACCCACCGCCACGGCGTCGGAGCCCACCACCTCCACCACGCGGCCCACGCCCTCGTTGCCCGGGGTGGCGGGCAGCTTGGGCAGCACGCCGTACTCACCGGAGAGGGTGAGCAGATCGGAGGGGTTGATGGGCGTGGCGAGCACGGCCAGGCGCGCCTCCCCCGGCTGGAGCGGCGCGGGGGATTCCTCCACCACCTGGGCGACGTCCGAGGGCGGACCGAAGGCCGAGAAGCGCACTGCTTTCATTGCATGCTCCCGCGTGAAGGCTGCCTGAAGGCGGCGCCACCCTAGCCGCCTTCGCCGCTGCTGCCGAGCGTGCAAAACAGGCCCACTCCGCGTGCGCACGCGGGGCTGCATTGATCCATCCGCGCTTCATTCCGGCCCCCCGAGGGCGGGGGTCTGTCCACACCCGAACGTGGGCTGGAGGAGGCTGCCGACCGGCGACGTTCGGCCCTCGCCACGACGGTGGGGGCTGCACAGCTTGAGTTCCGGACCCCTCGGTGGGGCACGTGGGGATGGGCGAGGAGGGCGAGTGTGAGCAACGTGCA
This genomic interval carries:
- a CDS encoding glucose 1-dehydrogenase, with product MKRVEGKVALVTGGAGGLGAASARMLAREGARVVVTDRREDEARAVAEELGDAGLFVALDVTQEAQWEHAMARTLEKFGKLDVLVNNAGMGIVKDIETMSLDEWRLVHAVNLDGVFLGCKHGIAAMRKTEAKGSIINISSIAGIVGVGQFPAYSSSKGGVRLLSKSVALHCAAKGYGIRCNSVHPGYVETSMVEALSQASGQAEKTRARMLKGIPLGHFGEPDDVANAVLYLASDESKLMTGAEVILDGGATAQ
- a CDS encoding zinc-dependent alcohol dehydrogenase family protein is translated as MKAVRFSAFGPPSDVAQVVEESPAPLQPGEARLAVLATPINPSDLLTLSGEYGVLPKLPATPGNEGVGRVVEVVGSDAVAVGDRVFLPLGAGTWRTHLTVPAAQLLPVPPGLDLLQASMLLVNPPTAYLMLRQFVTLQPGEWVVQNAANSAVGRYLITLAQVMGLKTVNVVRRQDLADALKAQGADVVLLDTDELPKQVRDATGGAKVRLGIDAVGGDSSRRLGDCLSTGGVLVNYGAMSGKGPKLSAAATIFKDVSLRGFWLVRWMRNAPREEQNATFARLAELMSAGTLQAPVDGTYPLERIHDALKRAQEPSRDGKIILTPTPAD